TGTCTTGCATTTTGAAGGGCAGAGCCTTTAAAAGGCAGACAAGTGTTCAAGGGCTGATCATTGTGTATTAGAAAGTGAACTATGTGTATAATGTCTTGCAAAATTGTTTTATGAAGTTAAAAACTGAGTCAAAGGCTGAGAATCAGCACATGGTTTTGTAGATTTGGTGTGGgatttttctgtttgtgtgatatgtaaatgtttttgtgtgtaagcagtttAAGAGTGTGATAAGGAGTATCATGAGCAACATGAGTTTACCTGTTCACTGGTAGGGAAATAAAACCTTAATACTGAAACCACACTGACTGTGGTTGAACAAGTTTGTTGCCCTTTCAGTGAATAAAGACTTTGATATTGACATTGAGTGACATTGTCAGAAATATAACATTCGCAAAAGATATAGCAGATATGTaatgctatttatttatttattggggCATACCGGACAATTGTGGTGGTGGTAACTGACATTTACTTTGTTGACAAACAGATCTAAATATTCAAAACACTGTTAGAATATGCGTGAGCATATGATGTAACAATGGTGCATACCTCTCCTCTGTTGTCCTAGTAGTGTAAACAGTGGGGGAGGTCCATCTATCCCACGGGGAATCATTTTCTGAGGACCTAAACATATTTCATACATTATTCAAAGAAATGAGCAATATGAGGGTAAACAAAACCAGTTCAGGCCTGAGAAACTACTACAAAGAGATTTTAGCTGTGAATGCCGAGTTTGTTTAATGGTAAATTGTGGACGGTTTCTTAATAGAAATCTGTGAAACACAAGTGATGTTAAATTTGAATTGTGTTTGTACCTCACTAGCTTTAAACCCCCACAGCCCACTGTGGCCGACTGGCAACACAACAAAGTGGAGTTGATATGATGTTGCCATAGAGCGCCTTGCAGCACCTCTCTTTCAACCATACTAACAAATGGATTGATTTCTCAATTTTCAATGAATCCATAGGAGATTATCAGAAGACCGTAATACTCACTTCTTCTCAAATTTAATGACAGTCTCCTGCTCATCAGCATCTCTGGCAGGTTCCTTCTCctcactgggacacacacaaacaggtgcatgtaacacacagaacattcaattccattaaattcaattatatttatatagcgccaaaacaattaaattgtcaaggcgctttacagagcccagtgcctgaaccagAACATGTGATAGGCCAAAAAGTTCCGATATGATCTTTCCATCAACCTACTTTGTTTGCTTTCCTACCTTTTGTATGAGCTGGGGGTGTCCTGAATTGGGGTGTCAAAGCGTTCCCAAGATCTGTTAGTAATGAGtctgtgagagggaggaaggaataTAATTATACACACTGTTGGgactgtgtggctgtctgtgtgacaggaggaagaggactgCTTTGAGTTTGCTGTTCTTAATATACCTTGTGCTGTTTGTGTCGATGGGGATGATGTCGTCAGCAAGGCTCACCAGTGCACTAGGGGGCATACTTTAATTTGGCACAGCAGGAAACAAAAATAGATTAGCAAGCAGCCTATAGTCATGTATCAAGTATCAAAAGAATCCCTAATGAAATGGATGCAGTGACTAGACAGGCCTCACCTGTCATAAAGGCTGTTGTATTCATTCTTAGGACttagaggagagacaggatCTGCGGAACTGTGGAGTTGTCACATGATAACAGTGAATCAGTCCATGTATTTATGGAGATAATGGTAACAGTCAGCCTACTGGCCACAATATAATTATAGTTCAAATACATCAGTCACAGTACTACCAGTAGCCGTATTTAGAATATTGTATGCGTTACAGAACAAGGTAGGGTGCTTATGTTAATAAGGTGAACAACGTTTCTTACCTGGTTATTGAGCCAAGTACGAGAGGATCAAATAGCTCCACAGGACTACAATTAGAACAACGTGTGTCATTACTGAAGTCACAATATTTGCACAGGTCATTTGTTTTCCTTGTACTGGTTATATTAGCCTTTTGCACAGACTTTATATCTCACTTTTGTCTGCCTTTTGCAACCTAGTTTTAAATTATTGTTTAGTATGTCTCATTACTAGTTGTGtgttgtataagctactggatgtcctaaatttccctcgggataaataaagtatccatctatctatccatcttgtCTGTCCCTGTAAAGTGTCACCTCTAAGACAACATATTTACCTCTTCATGGATGTGGTCTCTATCGGAATAGGATCAAATGGATCGGTGGAGCTAAAAAATAAGAAACAATTTCACTCTTTTCACATGTAGATGTCAGATATCTATACAGCCATCAATAGACAGCCTTAGCTGAAGCAGTTGAAACAATACAGGAACTAGGCTAGTTGTTGCGTCAGTTTTGTACTGTCATGTAAAGCTGTGCTGCAGCATGTGGAGCTTTACCTGTTCTTAATGACAGAAGTGGTGATTGGTTTTGCGATCTGGGGATCAGAGCTATCAAGGGTGTCCTCTGCATAAGGGTGTCTTCTGCATGAAAAACAGCAATGTTGGTTTCAGTTGGTTTTCACTGTTGTTTTACAGTATAATAGATATAAATAACTCACAGCCTTGTGagatatttatttctgttttagtGTCCTTAACTAACTTTAAACATTGTccaaaatgaaatcaaattCAATTTTTGCCCACTGTAACTCCTCAGTGAAGCTATTTCCAGTTTTTGAAAAGTCCATGCACAGGATTACGGCTAAACACCTTCACATGTAACAAAAATAGCACACTGTCATACCCATCCTCAGTAATGATAGTAGGGTTAGTCATTATGAGGATGCTTTCTGAGGAACTGATCAATCACAAAGTAAATGAGAACCACTTGCTCTGTCTGCATCAGCCATGAAGTGGAAAAGCTGCACATATTTATCATACCTCCAAGTGTCCACTAGAGGCTCCTCCTTTGAGTCGTCCACATTTCTGAAGCGATAGTCAGTGCTtatgctagagagagagggagagtaaaaaCCATGAGAGATGGGTCGAAATGCATTAAGATATTGGTAAACAAAAGATAACCTGGAAAATGTATGCAaaatctctcatccctctcaccTAGTGGCAGATGTATCAATTGGGATGACATCATCAGCAAGCAGATTGAGTGCTCCAGTGGTCTTCTGTGGCGGGACGAAAGAGCTGAGGAAAGGAGGTCCATTATTATATTTCCATTACATTTGACTCTTTCATTATCTGTGAGCATCAGTGAATCTTGTCTAGAGGATCTCTTACTCCTCAGGCCCTGACAGGAGGTCCTGACTCCAAGATGGGGGGCTGCGGGGAGCAGGGTCCACTGGCTCCTCTTCTCCACTGGCAAAAACAGGTAGCGTCACAAAAGAGTTATACAGGTGTAGAGAAATGATGGGAGACACATAATCTCTGCTGTCCCTCACTAATAGCTACTGACAATTTAGTTTTTATTGAAGAATAGAAGTAGGTGTCTCCGGATTTAAGTTCACTAAGAGGAGAGACAGTGCCACCATGTGGCCGCCTAAGGAGTGGGTGTCTCGTAGTCAGGAAGACATAACTAAAAATGACAGTAACAATCCATGGAAAACCATGCAAGTAAATGCTATGTACAAAGACAATACTCAGGCCAAACATTTCCAGCAAGAACATTACTCTCTCATACAAACCTTTGAGCAAGGGTAAAGAGGTCATCATTATGAAGGTCATTACTTTGTTCAGGGATGGGTTCAGGATCAACACTGCGAAATGAAGCAAATCAGGACAAatcataaaaaagaaactgtatAAAGTTAAGGAATGAAATCACAAATACAAAGACTTGGTAAACGGTAAAGTCATTGTTTAAAAAGGTTTACTTGGTTTTAACCCTGAATGCAGACCTGTTTTctactgtctgtgtctcttcaaCCAATACAGGCTGCATGTGTTTTATGCTGTAAAGGGAAAAGCCCTCATTTTATTAACATGGAAGCACGGACGGTGAACTGTAAGAAAACATATGCGCGACTGGTAGTGGGAACCATTAGACAAGTCTGAGTAATATCAATTCAAGGTGCCTTTCTATGACAGGACTGGGGTCTGGGACATCTGCAGAAACATCCTCTGTCTTTGCCTTGTGGCTGCGGTTATGGGaggtgtacagacacacagtatgGCAGCTGACAGTGAATACTGAGGAAGTGCTGAGTGATGTGTGCTGAGAGTACCTGTCTTTAACAGAACTGGAGCCGTAATCAGCCACGGGAActgcttctttcctttcttctggtCTGTTGAAGATGTGGAATGAAAAATGAGGCTTAAACTTGTGCAGAGGAAACTTTCTTCCTTGTTCCTTGAATTATGCTTTTGTTTTCAGCAGTGGGTGTGTCGTTACGTTTGTTCAAGTTTTACCTGGTAGTTTCTGTGTTGAAAGATATGAGGGTGTCTGACAAAGCGCTCAGAGTGCCAGCACTGAGGACAGACAAATGAGCCAGTCATTAAATAgttacacaaaaaaaatgcattaaaacaTTGCAATGTATGTAATATTTTGTATGTTGTTTGTATGTAATGTTAATCATTTAACCTCTGTTTAGCAGGGCTGTAGGGCTCAGGAACACTCTCTTGGGGTACAGACTTGGGGGTCACAACAGGGGTCACTGCCACTGGGGGTACCTCTTTCTGAACTGGGGTGATGGGTTTATCCACCCTCGTCTCtacactgatgacacacacaaacggacatATGGTTGCACCATTCTCTGCACAAGTCACGTGAGAAGGGTTCAGAGCAGTGGCACACGTGGGAAGGTTgggtgtgagtctgtctgtctgtctgtctgtctgtctgtctgtctgtctgtctgtctgtctgtctgtctgtctgtctgtctgtctgtctgtctgtctgtctgtctgtctgtctgtctgtctgtctgtctgtctgtctgtctgtctgtctgtctgtctgtctgtctgtctatctgtctgtctgtctgtctgtctgtctgtctgtctgtctgtctcacctggCCTGTGTGACAGGAGCAGGGACGGGAGATGTTGAGACGGGCTCTTTTGGAGTCTCAGCAGGTGTAGTGTCCTCATCATCGCTGATCACCACCCTGCCAAAGTTCATACCACATTGTAGTCATTTATTTCCACATGGACTAAAAAGGCAATGCAGAATGTTATTACTAAGGTGCAGATAGAACAACCACACCAGGACAACACAGGCACTCGACAgaacccaccctcacacacccacacccacacccacacccacacccacacacacaagaatggaTAGATTCGATTCTCTACCTTTTAGCCACAAATGTACTGCTCACTGGAGGAGTTTCTGGTGTGCTTGTGGATCTATTTGAACAGAATGTGGAAATACagattttttgggggaaaaagcAGGACAacagaaataatgggaaatgcCATTCATGTCTTGTACAGCATACTACTTCCAATGGAAGTGTGCTCTTGGAAACTCATTCACTGTTCGTAACTCAGTTAGCTGGGTACTGGATATGCCTAAAGTCCCATCTTCGTCTTAAAGGCTGTACAGCATGTGAGTTATATTGTACTGCACTTCTACATTGTTATCTGTCTGACAGATTGGGGATAGATGTGCTGGGGATTCATCTCCCCTGTAAGCAGCAAAGAGTGTTACTGTACTTTTGGCTTTGTCTGAAACGTACTCATATTTCTTGGCTGCTGAGAGGACGTAAGACCGCTGCCGGCCAGCATTTGCCTTGAGGACATCACTGGCTGCTTCCGTGCTGAAACACAAGCATACGATTCCTTTGTAAAAATCAATCTAGgtaaattaaatttaaaaagAACATTCTAACACAAATGGTTCCCCTCTACTTTCCATCCACTTTCTCTCACCGTTTCTCTACTTCCTCCGGGGAGAGCTGAGGCTCAGACTGGACCGTGGGCTCTGTAGTGACTCGTACTGTATGAGGGGCTCTGAAAACACCAAACAGGTTACCATGAAAGCAAGCAGTAAGTATGATGAGTTGAAATGTGTGGCTTACAATAGTATGCAGATATTGAATGCACTCACATTTTCTTGTATTCCTCAGACGGCTTCTTAGTGAAGCTGGCAGTCGGACCACTGTATGATGGAAATGCAGCGGTTTAAATCACAAACCAACTGGAACTGCTGAAACACTTAAGGcgttgtctgtttgtctgctttGTCTGAATTTAGCTTATCATCTACATCATGACAGATGCAGCTCTTGGTATGTGTAACATGACCTGGAGCACCTAGTGAGCAAGGACTACCATTGCTTTAACGAGAGGAGCACTGGACCTAATGACCCAGTGATGTCTGTTTCTCACCTAAAACCATTGGTTGACGTTGAAGAAGCAGGCTTGGTGTCAGTCTTTGTGAAAACCCCTCTGTAAAAGTAGAGCACGTCATGAAGTTCAGCAGTTCCAAACCAGTCTCCATTCAGTTCAGCAGTTCTAAACCAGTGGTCAGTCTCCATTAAGTTCACTTCATATTCACAAAAAGGGCTTGGGCTCACCTGATTAGATATCCTGATGTTGGTGCTTTTGTACTGTGGAAGTCAAACAAATACTGGTGTTATGCATGCAACCAAAGAGAAAGATAGTCTGTTATGTAAAAATGTCTTGCACATGTTGTTTTGCTGTACCGGGGAGAACATTTACCTTTGTGTGGTATCACTGGGAGCAGGCGCTTTGCTTACAGGTGAAGAGACCGGACTGGTTTCTGTTTGGGCTTCATTTAGACGTTTTGCCCGGACCTCAGCCATCCTGCAAGGGACGTTACCAGAAGAATGAACCAAGTCAGGAGATGTTCTCATTCACTATTGTGAGCTGTACATCAGACATGTAGACTTAACATCCCTCTCCTTTCCGCTGGTCCTTACCATGGCTTCTCCTCCTCAGCCTTGGCCTCGGCCTCGGCTTCTTTGCGTCTCTGGATCCAGCTGCTGTCTCCCTTAAAAGTTGTTCGGACCTTAGTCGTCTGAAAAACAGAGTTCCTGTCCCCTTCTgaagtgaaatacacacacttgttaATACAGCCATTAAAACAGgcagggtgcgatttgtcaaAACAACAGAGATggggatgtttttttgtttttttttatcatgaaaaaacaagcaataaataggcctaattcttTTCAAGTTAACGGTAGGCCCTATTAGGTTACATGTTGAACAGTTTTTTGTAAAAACCAGAGGGGGGGTAAatccaccccatcccccccaacaaatcgcaccctgaAAACAGGTATAAGCAGCAGGCCCTCTTTCAGtccttctttgtctttctttctttctttctttctttctttctttctctctctctttcttgatatctatctctcaaacaaacatgtatTCACGCCCTCTTTTGAAAGCCAcatatggaaaaaaatatttgatcaTTTGATAGAATGAAAGAGATCTTATCACACATGCTTACTAATCTGTTTCAGTGTACAGATTAGTACACTGCTGATGAGTCACAAGTGTCAGCTCTCTCTATGTCAACAGTGTGGATGTGCCCTGAATATGGCAGGAATGTAACCGTGGCAACTATCCAGAAGCATTAAATCTTAAAACTGGAAAAGAACAAAGCAGCCTGACAGAAGTGATTCTTTGTCATGAGTTGTCACTGTAAGCTTACCCTTTGTAGGCTTAGACATTGTGTGTAGATCACGTGTTACGTTCCTGAAGTAGTGTCACCTGTGTAGAAAAGGGGAATATGTGATTTAGATAATTAGGTTGGACATAAAGATTAAATAACATAGCGTACTTAAGTGGCTGTAGTTTCTACATCACCAAAACACATCCCAACAGTGTTTTACCAGCTTTAAAAGTTGTTTCCTCCTCAATTCATACTTAATGTAAACATGATTCAGTGCTAAATTGCTTACATAAGTGAAGGTCAGTGATGTGAAATGGTATTTTAAATGCCTTTAAATTGACTGACTTATGGTAACCTTACATCAATCTGAACAAAGCAGAGCTACCCAAATGCGCCTTGCATTCCTCAATCTCACCACTTAGCCATGTGGAAAGGCCTGTCCTACCACTTTCTACAAAACggatactctcacacacacacagtcattttcCAAGTCATCTCTATTTATGAAAAGAGTTAAAGAGTAACCACCGGATCGAGTAACTCACTCCTACAAAGTCATTACACACTGAAGCGGTACAGTTATCAGGAGCTACAAAGATAAGTGACACACAAGGTATTCAGGTTAGATGATCCTGCTATCCAGGCTATAGATCGAGACGCTTCCTCTTAAAATGGTTTCGTATGGGCTTCAATGGAACTTTAAATTGGAATTTGATCAGTCAACAATTCTCTAATGATTGTATGACTTTAAACACAACACTAAGCCTGACAGTACAAGAGGGTTAAAGTGCAGTACAGTAACATTCCCGTCAGACAGGGAAAAGT
This region of Clupea harengus unplaced genomic scaffold, Ch_v2.0.2, whole genome shotgun sequence genomic DNA includes:
- the LOC122130583 gene encoding zinc finger protein 185-like isoform X1, yielding MSKPTKEGDRNSVFQTTKVRTTFKGDSSWIQRRKEAEAEAKAEEEKPWMAEVRAKRLNEAQTETSPVSSPVSKAPAPSDTTQSTKAPTSGYLIRGVFTKTDTKPASSTSTNGFSGPTASFTKKPSEEYKKIAPHTVRVTTEPTVQSEPQLSPEEVEKRTEAASDVLKANAGRQRSYVLSAAKKYESTSTPETPPVSSTFVAKRVVISDDEDTTPAETPKEPVSTSPVPAPVTQASVETRVDKPITPVQKEVPPVAVTPVVTPKSVPQESVPEPYSPAKQSAGTLSALSDTLISFNTETTRPEERKEAVPVADYGSSSVKDSVDPEPIPEQSNDLHNDDLFTLAQSGEEEPVDPAPRSPPSWSQDLLSGPEDSFVPPQKTTGALNLLADDVIPIDTSATSISTDYRFRNVDDSKEEPLVDTWRRHPYAEDTLDSSDPQIAKPITTSVIKNSSTDPFDPIPIETTSMKSPVELFDPLVLGSITSSADPVSPLSPKNEYNSLYDSMPPSALVSLADDIIPIDTNSTRLITNRSWERFDTPIQDTPSSYKSEEKEPARDADEQETVIKFEKKSSENDSPWDRWTSPTVYTTRTTEESSADPVSPPSPKNEYNSLYDSLLDTTEQEGTSSDPESKKGFVLLKEYVDETNESNQSSGLDSSPRSHLSDMSACSYCGELVGSDARISIEHLNISCHPSCFKCGICSREMGDLLCSMFLHNGTVHCESCYSNVI
- the LOC122130583 gene encoding zinc finger protein 185-like isoform X2 — translated: MSKPTKEGDRNSVFQTTKVRTTFKGDSSWIQRRKEAEAEAKAEEEKPWMAEVRAKRLNEAQTETSPVSSPVSKAPAPSDTTQSTKAPTSGYLIRGVFTKTDTKPASSTSTNGFSGPTASFTKKPSEEYKKIAPHTVRVTTEPTVQSEPQLSPEEVEKRTEAASDVLKANAGRQRSYVLSAAKKYESTSTPETPPVSSTFVAKRVVISDDEDTTPAETPKEPVSTSPVPAPVTQASVETRVDKPITPVQKEVPPVAVTPVVTPKSVPQESVPEPYSPAKQSAGTLSALSDTLISFNTETTRPEERKEAVPVADYGSSSVKDSVDPEPIPEQSNDLHNDDLFTLAQSGEEEPVDPAPRSPPSWSQDLLSGPEDSFVPPQKTTGALNLLADDVIPIDTSATSISTDYRFRNVDDSKEEPLVDTWRRHPYAEDTLDSSDPQIAKPITTSVIKNSSTDPFDPIPIETTSMKSPVELFDPLVLGSITSSADPVSPPSPKNEYNSLYDSLLDTTEQEGTSSDPESKKGFVLLKEYVDETNESNQSSGLDSSPRSHLSDMSACSYCGELVGSDARISIEHLNISCHPSCFKCGICSREMGDLLCSMFLHNGTVHCESCYSNVI